The sequence AATCATCAGCGCCTATCTCAAGTCCGACTATCCTGTCCTCGACTTCTCCCCGCGCGCTCAGCATTATTACCGGAATGTCGGAAAATTTACGTATGCGCTTGCAAACCTCAAAACCGTTTATTTTAGGCATCATTATATCCAGAATGACCAGCGCGGGGGAGCGTTCATCAAACTTTTCAAGAGCTTCTTCGGGATCATCGAAGGCATCAATGATGAACGAGTACTCAGAGAGATATTTTTTGAGCATTTTGATCAGCTTGAGATCATCATCGATGATCATTATTTTTGTCTGCATACAGTTCCTCTCAAAAAAAGACTGTGATTAACGCCCAAGTCATTACAACTATAAAAATGACCGTAATACCGAACAAGAGAATATCGCCGAGCTTCATTGCTTACTCCTGTACATACTATAAATATAAACGCTAAAAACGGATTTCAGCAGAGAAACAAATTGTAACAATTTGTACAGGAGAAGCGAAAAAAGCCCCCGCCGAAGATATAACGGCAGGGGCACAGAGATCTATTCTTCCGCAAGAAGCTTGTTTATGGCGGCTGCCGCGCGCCTGCCTTCGCCCATGGCAAGGATTACTGTTGCCGCGCCGAGTACAATATCTCCGCCGGCGTAAACTCTGTCCATGGACGTTTTGCCGTCTTCATCAACAGTGATGTTGCCCCATTTGTTTACGCCTATTTCCGGCGCCGTCTGGCTGATCAGCGGGTTTGAGGAGTTGCCCAGAGCCATGATCACCGAATCCATCTCAAGGATGAACTCGCTCCCTTTAACAGCAACGGGCTTTCTCCTGCCGGAATCATCCGGCTCGCCGAGTTCGTATTTCAGGCACTCTATGCCTTTGACCTTGCCTGTTTCATCACCGAGGATGCGCACAGGGCTTGAGAGAAAGCTGAATATTATTCCCTCTTCCCGGGCGTGTACTATCTCCTCACGGCGGGCGGGCATCTCTTTCTCCGTGCGCCGGTAGATTACATAAACCTCTTCCGCGCCCACACGCAGAGCCATTCTGGCTGCGTCCATCGCCACGTTTCCGCCGCCGATGACTGCTGTTCTCTTCCCTGTGAAAATAGGCGTGTCTGCCTTGTCGGGGTTGTATGCCTTCATCAGGTTTGCCCTTGTGAGAAATTCGTTCGCGGAGGACACTCCCACAAGGTTCTCTCCCTCTATATTCATGAAATTCGGCAGTCCTGCGCCTGTTCCTATGAACAGAGCGTCAAAGCCGTCTTTCTCAATGAGGTCTTTTACCTTTCTTGTTCTGCCTACCAGAAAGTTCTTTTTGATCCGCACTCCCATGGAGAGCAGGTTTTCTATTTCCTTATCAAGAATTTCCTTTGGCAGGCGGAACTCAGGTATTCCGTATATCATAACTCCGCCAAGCTTGTGGAACGCCTCAAAAAGCACCACTTCGTGTCCGGACTTGCGCACGTCCGCCGCTGCGGTGAGCCCTGCGGGACCGGAGCCGACTATGCCGACCTTCTTTCCTGTGGCGGGGGCGATTTCGGGTATGGACATTTTGCCCTTTGCCCTTTCCCAGTCCGCAACGAAGCGTTCAATGCGACCGATAGCTACGGATTTATCCATATCTTTCAATGATTTGCCCACGGTGCACTCAGCCATGCACTGTGTCTCCTGCGGGCAGACCCTTCCGCATATGGCGGGCAGCATGCTTGATTTCTTTATGATGTTGACAGATTTCTGGTAATCACCCTCTGCCGCGGCTTTTATGAATCCGGGAATGTCGATGGCGACCGGACAGCCTTTGACGCAGGGGGCGTTTTTACATTGCAGACAGCGTTCAGCCTCAAGCTTAACCTGTTCCTCATAATAACCTATTGCCACTTCCTGAATATTTTTAGCACGGGCTTTAGGCTCCTGCGCGGGCATCTCCTGCATGGGGATTTTCAGCCTGTCCTTAGGCTTAAGGCTTGAGAAATCTATCTCTTTAACGAGGTTTTCGGCCTCTTTTTTTAATGTGTCAGCGGGAATATATGACATGGCATTACCTCCGGAGTTCGTCAATGGCAGCCTGAAGGCGGCATGCGTGGTTGGCGTCCTGTTCCTGCGGCTTGTAGGAGCGCAGGCGCAGCATCATATTGTCGAAATCCACCAGATGAGCGTCAAACTCCGGTCCGTCCACACAGACGAACTTGGTTTCGCCGCCGACTGTTACCCTGCATCCGCCGCACATGCCTGTTCCGTCAACCATGATTGTGTTGAGGGAGGCATATGTCTTCACTCCGAAGGGGCGTGTGGTTTCGGCGCAGAACTTCATCATTATCGCCGGA is a genomic window of Geovibrio thiophilus containing:
- the gltA gene encoding NADPH-dependent glutamate synthase, which encodes MSYIPADTLKKEAENLVKEIDFSSLKPKDRLKIPMQEMPAQEPKARAKNIQEVAIGYYEEQVKLEAERCLQCKNAPCVKGCPVAIDIPGFIKAAAEGDYQKSVNIIKKSSMLPAICGRVCPQETQCMAECTVGKSLKDMDKSVAIGRIERFVADWERAKGKMSIPEIAPATGKKVGIVGSGPAGLTAAADVRKSGHEVVLFEAFHKLGGVMIYGIPEFRLPKEILDKEIENLLSMGVRIKKNFLVGRTRKVKDLIEKDGFDALFIGTGAGLPNFMNIEGENLVGVSSANEFLTRANLMKAYNPDKADTPIFTGKRTAVIGGGNVAMDAARMALRVGAEEVYVIYRRTEKEMPARREEIVHAREEGIIFSFLSSPVRILGDETGKVKGIECLKYELGEPDDSGRRKPVAVKGSEFILEMDSVIMALGNSSNPLISQTAPEIGVNKWGNITVDEDGKTSMDRVYAGGDIVLGAATVILAMGEGRRAAAAINKLLAEE